A single genomic interval of Suncus etruscus isolate mSunEtr1 chromosome 12, mSunEtr1.pri.cur, whole genome shotgun sequence harbors:
- the LOC126023827 gene encoding NF-kappa-B-activating protein-like has protein sequence MSPESRWRSPGRASSSSARRRSHSRSPKASQYSRSPRGHSSRSHFCSCSSDHNGLSQHSRNQGYRSRSPSCSRDRSFASLGGPFSASPSYFGGYSRPYESDKPWPSVLDKEREESLRQKRFSERERIGELGAPEVWGLSPKNPEPDSDEHTPEEDEEPKKSSTSKEEKKSNHCKERAKKRQKKKSKGKHKKHFDDSDSDSESETDSSDENAKRRAKKAKKKEKKKRTHKLKKYKKKKSKKNRKDSSDSSSKESQEEFLENPWKDPSKPEETSDFIGPEAPKTPASQDDKPLNYGHALLPGEGAAMAEYIKAGKRIPRRGEIGLTSEEIASFEGSGYVMSGSRHRRMEAVRLRKENQIYSADEKRALASFNQEERRKRENKILASFREMVYRKTKGKDEK, from the coding sequence ATGTCTCCGGAGTCCCGTTGGCGGAGCCCGGGAAGAGCCTCGAGCTCCAGTGCGAGGCGGCGCAGTCACTCCCGGAGCCCCAAAGCGAGCCAATATTCCCGCTCCCCGCGGGGCCACTCGTCGCGCTCCCACTTTTGCTCCTGCTCGAGCGACCACAACGGCCTCAGCCAGCACTCGAGGAATCAGGGGTACCGCTCCCGCTCGCCATCTTGCTCCCGGGACCGTTCCTTCGCGTCTTTGGGGGGCCCCTTCTCGGCTTCTCCGTCCTATTTTGGCGGCTACTCGCGCCCCTACGAAAGTGACAAGCCGTGGCCGAGCGTCCTAGACAAGGAGCGGGAGGAGAGCCTGCGACAGAAGAGAttcagtgaaagagagagaattgGAGAATTAGGAGCTCCAGAAGTGTGGGGACTTTCTCCAAAGAATCCAGAACCAGATTCTGATGAACACACTCCTGAAGAGGATGAAGAGCCAAAAAAGAGCTCTACTTCCAAAGAAGAGAAGAAGTCTAACCATTGCAAGGAAAGGGCTAAGAAACGGcagaagaaaaagtcaaaagGAAAACACAAGAAGCATTTTGATGACAGCGACAGTGACTCTGAATCTGAAACAGACTCCAGTGATGAAAATGCCAAAAGGAGAGCCAAGAAAgccaagaaaaaggagaagaagaagagaacacACAAactgaagaaatacaaaaagaaaaagtctaaGAAGAACAGAAAGGATTCGAGTGATTCAAGCTCTAAAGAGTCCCAAGAAGAATTCCTGGAGAATCCTTGGAAGGACCCATCAAAGCCTGAAGAAACCTCAGATTTCATTGGTCCCGAAGCGCCCAAAACTCCTGCCTCTCAGGATGATAAGCCTTTGAACTATGGCCATGCTCTCTTACCTGGTGAAGGTGCGGCAATGGCGGAATATATAAAAGCTGGAAAGCGGATCCCACGCAGAGGTGAAATCGGCTTGACAAGTGAAGAAATTGCGTCCTTTGAAGGCTCTGGTTACGTAATGAGTGGTAGCAGGCATCGCCGAATGGAGGCCGTCCGACTGCGGAAAGAAAACCAGATCTACAGTGCAGACGAGAAGCGAGCCCTGGCGTCCTTCAACCAAGAGGAAAGGCGCAAGAGAGAGAACAAGATCCTGGCCAGCTTCCGCGAGATGGTGtacaggaaaaccaaaggaaaagaCGAGAAATAG
- the LOC126023810 gene encoding mRNA export factor GLE1-like produces MPSDGRCGETLQALRRSDKGRLRYHRDWLPRGEDVLGEGGSLPALSSYSGWVVEHVLPNSAPERPAPSEESERPSRVPASSGRNAAAVSPATRDGTRDQQECQPLDSKALRASRGMEVEGCLRMYELAHRRRGTPGLRHWQEEQERQVRALSERASEQLQRFEEHQELRRHQECQDLRRVLEKSAREALARQEQLQAAHRHRAQLLHQRLREAEQQRLKAEEQERLGQEEAEGRGPSLCAPQEERPRLPQPPAAWAQQPHLLQGDPATSRAPASPPCSHISALTRGSGEHLPPAAEDRAEAERALQDTRDLLAPLQQEVAAAKGEKRRQEEAARAKPQQSHTQKEPEVHKDLPAPSQGSGGKQSQGLQGQAQESTMQWYQQLQDAADRCALALGGLTNAQDSQTKKIKMNLQKAATIPVSQISAVAGSKLQEIFHRIHALLSGQPVSTGGHSVSVTQTPQGLDFVQYKLAEKLVKQGEEEVASHHQAAFPIALVAAGIWELHPRVGDLLLAHLHKKCPYSVPFYPAFREGMALEDYQRSLGYRVQGATVEQQHSFLKRMSGMMRLYAAILQLRWPGGNPQETHPHGLNQGWRWLAQILNLEPLPEVTATLLYDFLEVCGNALMRQYRLQFWKMLLLLQEEYLPRMEAITSPGQMGSLIRLQQFLEQCLHDREVPVPKGFLTSSFWRS; encoded by the coding sequence ATGCCCTCGGACGGGCGCTGCGGGGAGACTCTGCAGGCGCTGCGCCGCTCCGACAAAGGCCGCCTGCGCTACCACCGCGACTGGCTGCCGCGGGGCGAGGATGTCCTGGGAGAAGGGGGGTCCCTCCCCGCGCTCTCTTCCTACTCCGGATGGGTGGTGGAGCATGTGTTGCCGAACTCCGCACCAGAGCGCCCAGCTCCCTCGGAGGAGTCCGAGCGACCTTCCCGTGTCCCCGCGTCTTCGGGAAGAAATGCTGCTGCCGTGTCCCCAGCCACTCGGGATGGCACCCGGGACCAACAGGAATGTCAGCCTCTCGACTCGAAAGCACTTCGCGCCAGCCGGGGGATGGAGGTCGAAGGCTGCCTCCGAATGTACGAGCTGGCGCACAGGAGGAGAGGCACACCAGGCCTGCGGCACTGGCAGGAGGAGCAGGAGCGCCAGGTGCGCGCCCTGTCGGAGAGGGCGTCGGAGCAGCTGCAGCGCTTCGAGGAGCACCAGGAGCTGAGGCGACACCAAGAGTGCCAGGACCTGCGGCGGGTCCTGGAGAAGAGCGCCCGGGAGGCCCTGGCCCGGCAAGAGCAGCTGCAAGCCGCGCATCGCCACAGAGCCCAGCTTCTCCACCAGAGGCTCCGGGAAGCAGAGCAGCAGCGCCTCAAGGCAGAGGAGCAGGAGCGACTTGGCCAGGAGGAGGCTGAGGGTCGTGGGCCAAGCCTGTGCGCCCCGCAGGAGGAGCGACCGCGCCTCCCCCAGCCGCCAGCTGCCTGGGCCCAGCAGCCGCACTTGCTTCAGGGGGATCCCGCCACCTCGCGCGCCCCTGCCAGCCCGCCGTGCAGCCACATCTCCGCCCTCACTCGTGGCTCCGGGGAGCATCTCCCTCCCGCCGCAGAGGACCGGGCTGAGGCGGAGCGAGCTCTCCAGGACACTCGGGACCTCCTTGCCCCCCTGCAGCAGGAGGTGGCCGCGGCCAAGGGAGAAAAGCGGCGGCAGGAAGAAGCGGCCCGGGCCAAGCCTCAGCAATCGCACACGCAGAAGGAGCCTGAGGTCCACAAGGACTTGCCAGCCCCCAGCCAGGGCTCGGGAGGGAAGCAGAGCCAAGGTCTCCAGGGCCAGGCCCAGGAGAGCACCATGCAGTGGTACCAGCAGCTGCAGGATGCAGCCGACCGGTGCGCCTTGGCCTTGGGTGGCCTCACCAACGCCCAAGACAGCCAGACCAAGAAGATCAAGATGAACCTCCAGAAGGCAGCCACCATCCCCGTGAGCCAGATCTCCGCCGTGGCAGGCTCCAAGCTCCAAGAGATCTTCCACAGGATCCACGCCCTGCTGTCTGGCCAACCTGTTTCTACCGGGGGCCATTCCGTGTCGGTCACTCAGACCCCCCAGGGACTGGACTTCGTGCAGTACAAGCTAGCGGAGAAGTTGGTGAAACAAGGAGAAGAGGAGGTGGCCTCCCACCACCAAGCTGCCTTCCCCATCGCCCTGGTGGCCGCTGGCATCTGGGAGCTCCACCCCAGGGTGGGAGACCTCTTGCTCGCTCACCTGCACAAGAAGTGTCCTTACTCCGTCCCATTCTACCCAGCTTTCCGAGAAGGGATGGCTCTTGAGGACTACCAGAGGAGTCTTGGCTACCGGGTTCAAGGGGCCACCGTGGAGCAGCAGCACAGCTTCCTGAAGCGCATGTCGGGGATGATGCGCCTCTATGCTGCCATCCTTCAGCTGCGGTGGCCAGGCGGGAACCCCCAGGAGACTCACCCTCACGGCCTCAATCAGGGCTGGCGCTGGTTGGCCCAGATCTTGAACCTGGAGCCGCTGCCCGAGGTGACCGCCACCCTTCTCTATGACTTCTTGGAGGTGTGTGGCAATGCCCTGATGAGGCAGTATCGGCTCCAGTTCTGGAAGATGCTCCTTCTCCTCCAAGAGGAGTACTTGCCCAGGATGGAAGCCATCACCAGCCCAGGCCAGATGGGCTCCCTCATTCGCCTTCAGCAGTTCTTGGAGCAATGTTTGCACGACAGGGAGGTGCCCGTCCCCAAAGGCTTCCTGACCTCTTCCTTCTGGCGTTCCTGA